One Mugil cephalus isolate CIBA_MC_2020 chromosome 22, CIBA_Mcephalus_1.1, whole genome shotgun sequence genomic window carries:
- the LOC125000284 gene encoding protein bicaudal D homolog 1-like isoform X4: MAAGGAGCGDTVEQCRSEVERLTRELAEANREKIRAAECGLVVLEENQSLKQQYADLEAEQEALRLELEQLQEAFGQAYSTQRKVAEDGETNEETLLQESATKEAYYMGRLLELQSELKHSRATVSNTQADNEHLSTMLQELRESNEMLELQRSRMREEIREYKFRESQLLQDYTELEEENISLQKLVSTLRQNQVEYEGLKHEIKVLEEETELLNSQLQDALRLKDISDTQLEEALETLKSEREQKNHLRRELVHHLSMCDVAYTGSAHLMFSSAPPSGAATPTTLLSPNAEEPTRCNGHLQGGTGAGMVPRTNGESKGGRKTEGAVTADLFSEMNLTEIQKLKQQLMTVEREKVALMTSLQESQTQLRHTQGALTEQHEKSLRLSQKVTALRRLHRRVSQEAHGSATSPLNSETLMELDKDEEEAEKEGETGEAKNEALNISQVFTYQTPGLEILQCKYRVAVTEVVELKAEMKVLRERLTQFEEGAVEERPRQKIQLHKLERQVTSLEKNCQEGQEKIATLELKLQAAQSAASESQGALNAAQDELVTLSEELAQLYHHVCMCNNETPNRVMLDYYRQGRGLRGLCASLKAMSSDNSKVLLTPRLARRLAAVSSATSSPADSRSPSESPSKEPLSGEGGREEKEVDREGLQVPSEPSLLPSTPPTRSPSISASSSSSSSSSPALEPVGELRREPMNIYNLNAIIREQVKHLQRAVDRSLQLSRQRAAARELAPLLDKDRESCMEEILKLKSSLSTKTEQIATLRLVLKANKQAAEVALANLKSKYEAEKSMVTDTMTKLRNELKALKEDAATFSSLRAMFATRCDEYVIQLDEMQRQLAAAEDEKKTLNSLLRMAIQQKLALTQRLEDLAFDQEQSHRTRGSRLTRGKTRTPKVSPSSLASAHNQAQGSTSASAAPGSLPPTSLTSPMSLLLDDPLAPVSPSAVSAAAAALASVLTSPTSHIPTSSPTSPLVTSLAGPPAPESPPSLEAPCSPLIQTSPSTPLRLVHSQWTLGARTLVVDSHSVSVNIAPSLPRGSGFSRLYTPESHTSPPSTTRSALSGSTPSSPYRSPILGLRRSMWSPSPRTRPLSSMTRSSGLYTHSSSSPSSSYSPSSSHSYSSAYSSPALAPSSSYLSSGTSTSYSHSSHYTPLYPRYYSSYRPRE, encoded by the exons ATGGCCGCCGGTGGAGCAGGATGCGGGGACACAGTGGAGCAGTGCCGGTCCGAGGTGGAGCGCCTCACCCGGGAGCTGGCGGAGGCCAATCGCGAGAAGATCCGAGCGGCGGAGTGCGGTCTGGTGGTACTGGAGGAGAACCAGAGCCTGAAACAGCAGTATGCTGACCTGGAGGCCGAGCAGGAGGCCCTAAGActggagctggagcagctgcaggag GCATTTGGACAAGCCTACTCCACCCAGCGCAAGGTAGCAGAGGACGGAGAGACCAATGAGGAGACGCTGCTGCAGGAGTCAGCTACCAAAGAGGCCTACTACATGGGCCGGCTCCTGGAGTTGCAGTCAGAGCTGAAGCACAGCCGTGCTACAGTGTCCAACACCCAGGCTGACAATGAACACCTTAGCACCATGCTGCAGGAGCTCAGGGAG AGTAATGAGATGTTGGAGCTGCAGAGGAGTCGAATGCGAGAGGAGATCAGGGAGTACAAGTTTCGAGAGTCACAGCTTCTCCAGGATTATActgagctggaagaggagaacatcTCCCTGCAGAAACTGGTGTCAACGCTCAGACAGAATCAG GTGGAGTATGAAGGCCTTAAGCATGAGATCAAGGTtttggaggaggagacggagctcCTCAATAGCCAGTTACAGGATGCGCTCCGTTTGAAGGACATCTCAGAcactcagctggaggaggcgcTGGAAACCTTGAAGAGTGAGCGCGAGCAGAAGAACCACCTACGTAGGGAGCTGGTCCACCATCTTAGCATGTGTGACGTGGCCTACACTGGCAGTGCACATCTAATGTTCTCATCTGCACCTCCCAGCGGCGCCGCTACACCAACTACTCTGCTCTCCCCCAACGCAGAGGAGCCAACAAG GTGTAACGGCCACCTCCAGGGTGGAACAGGAGCAGGGATGGTGCCCAGGACAAATGGAGAGAGCAAAGGTGGCCGAAAAACTGAGGGGGCAGTGACGGCTGACCTGTTCAGTGAGATGAACCTGACAGAGATTCAGAAGCTGAAGCAGCAACTGATGACG GTTGAACGAGAGAAAGTAGCACTGATGACCAGCCTGCAGGAGTCCCAGACTCAGCTCCGACACACCCAGGGCGCACTGACCGAGCAGCATGAGAAGTCCCTCCGCCTCAGTCAGAAAGTCACTGCCCTCCGCCGCCTTCATCGAAGGGTCAGTCAGGAGGCCCATGGCAGTGCCACCTCTCCGCTCAATTCTGAAACCCTGATGGAGCTGgacaaagacgaggaggaggctgaAAAGGAAGGAGAAACTGGAGAGGCTAAGAACGAGGCACTGAATATAAGTCAGGTATTTACATACCAAACTCCAGGCCTGGAGATCTTGCAGTGCAAATACCGCGTGGCGGTAACAGAGGTGGTAGAGCTCAAGGCAGAAATGAAAGTCCTCCGTGAGAGGCTAACTCAGTTCGAGGAGGgagcagtggaggagaggcCAAGACAAAAGATTCAATTGCACAAGCTGGAAAGACAGGTCACCTCGTTGGAAAAGAACTGCCAGGAGGGACAGGAGAAG ATCGCTACCTTGGAGCTGAAGTTGCAGGCTGCTCAGTCAGCAGCCAGTGAAAGCCAGGGTGCGCTGAACGCAGCTCAGGATGAGCTGGTGACCCTGAGTGAGGAGCTTGCCCAGCTATACCACCACGTCTGCATGTGCAACAATGAGACGCCCAACCGAGTCATGCTGGACTACTACAG ACAAGGCAGGGGCCTCAGGGGCCTCTGTGCCAGTCTCAAAGCCATGTCTTCGGACAACAGCAAAGTTCTCCTCACACCACGCCTGGCCAGGCGGCTGGCCGCAGTCTCCTCAGCAACCTCGAGTCCAGCGGACTCGCGGAGCCCCTCGGAGTCCCCATCCAAAGAGCCTTTAtcgggggagggaggaagagaggagaaggaagtaGACAGGGAGGGCCTTCAGGTGCCGTCTGAGCCGAGCCTGCTGCCCTCCACGCCTCCTACTCGCTCGCCGAGCATCAGtgcctcttcatcatcatcatcctcatcatcgcCTGCCCTGGAGCCAGTTGGTGAACTGCGCAGGGAGCCCATGAACATCTACAACCTCAACGCCATCATCAGAGAACAG GTCAAGCACCTCCAGCGGGCAGTAGACAGGTCCCTGCAGCTGTCTAGACAGAGGGCTGCAGCCAGGGAACTGGCCCCTCTGCTGGACAAGGACCGGGAGAGCTGTATGGAGGAGATCCTGAAGCTCAAGTCTTCACTCAGCACCAAAACAGAACAGATTGCTACCCTCAGACTGGTTCTCAAGGCTAACAAACAG GCGGCAGAGGTGGCTCTGGCCAACCTTAAGAGCAAATATGAGGCGGAGAAATCTATGGTGACGGACACCATGACAAAGCTGAGGAACGAGCTGAAGGCCCTAAAAGAGGATGCTgccaccttctcctccctccgAGCCATGTTTGCCACCAG GTGTGACGAGTATGTGATCCAGCTGGATGAGATGCAAAGGCAGCTTGCTGCGGCGGAGGACGAGAAGAAGACTCTGAACTCCCTCTTGCGGATGGCCATCCAGCAGAAGCTAGCCCTCACCCAGCGCCTGGAGGATTTAGCTTTTGATCAAGAGCAGTCCCATCGCACCCGGGGGAGCAGGCTGACCCGTGGGAAGACCAGAACCCCCAAAGTAAGTCCATCATCCTTGGCTTCAGCCCACAACCAAGCCCAAGGCTCTACTTCAGCCTCGGCAGCCCCTGGCAGCCTTCCCCCTACAAGCCTCACTAGTCCTATGTCGCTTCTTCTTGATGATCCCTTGGCCCCGGTTAGCCCGTCTGCAGTCAGTGCAGCCGCTGCTGCTCTAGCCTCAGTTCTCACCTCCCCTACATCACACATACCCACTAGTAGTCCAACATCACCACTGGTCACCTCACTGGCCGGGCCTCCAGCGCCGGAGAGTCCCCCGTCTTTGGAGGCCCCCTGCTCTCCCTTGATACAGACCTCACCCTCAACCCCTCTGAGGCTGGTCCACTCCCAGTGGACACTGGGGGCGCGGACGTTGGTGGTTGACTCCCATAGCGTCAGTGTCAACATCGCCCCTTCTCTGCCTCGTGGCTCAGGCTTCTCCAGGCTCTACACCCCAGAATCTCATACCTCTCCCCCGTCCACCACCAGATCGGCCCTGTCAGGATCCACCCCTTCCTCTCCCTATCGGTCCCCTATCCTGGGGCTCAGGCGCTCCATGTGGAGTCCCTCACCCCGAACTCGGCCCCTGTCCAGCATGACACGCTCCTCTGGCCTCTACACTCattcttcatcctctccttcctcctcttactccccttcctcctctcacagCTATTCCTCTGCCTACTCCTCTCCTGCTCTAGCTCCCTCTAGCTCCTACCTCAGCTCTGgcacctccacctcctacaGTCACTCCAGCCACTACACTCCCCTCTACCCCAGATACTACAGCTCTTACCGGCCCCGGGAATGA
- the LOC125000284 gene encoding protein bicaudal D homolog 1-like isoform X5 yields the protein MAAGGAGCGDTVEQCRSEVERLTRELAEANREKIRAAECGLVVLEENQSLKQQYADLEAEQEALRLELEQLQEAFGQAYSTQRKVAEDGETNEETLLQESATKEAYYMGRLLELQSELKHSRATVSNTQADNEHLSTMLQELRESNEMLELQRSRMREEIREYKFRESQLLQDYTELEEENISLQKLVSTLRQNQVEYEGLKHEIKVLEEETELLNSQLQDALRLKDISDTQLEEALETLKSEREQKNHLRRELVHHLSMCDVAYTGSAHLMFSSAPPSGAATPTTLLSPNAEEPTRCNGHLQGGTGAGMVPRTNGESKGGRKTEGAVTADLFSEMNLTEIQKLKQQLMTVEREKVALMTSLQESQTQLRHTQGALTEQHEKSLRLSQKVTALRRLHRRVSQEAHGSATSPLNSETLMELDKDEEEAEKEGETGEAKNEALNISQVFTYQTPGLEILQCKYRVAVTEVVELKAEMKVLRERLTQFEEGAVEERPRQKIQLHKLERQVTSLEKNCQEGQEKIATLELKLQAAQSAASESQGALNAAQDELVTLSEELAQLYHHVCMCNNETPNRVMLDYYRQGRGLRGLCASLKAMSSDNSKVLLTPRLARRLAAVSSATSSPADSRSPSESPSKEPLSGEGGREEKEVDREGLQVPSEPSLLPSTPPTRSPSISASSSSSSSSSPALEPVGELRREPMNIYNLNAIIREQVKHLQRAVDRSLQLSRQRAAARELAPLLDKDRESCMEEILKLKSSLSTKTEQIATLRLVLKANKQAAEVALANLKSKYEAEKSMVTDTMTKLRNELKALKEDAATFSSLRAMFATRCDEYVIQLDEMQRQLAAAEDEKKTLNSLLRMAIQQKLALTQRLEDLAFDQEQSHRTRGSRLTRGKTRTPKIVSSLLPQCRSSYPPHS from the exons ATGGCCGCCGGTGGAGCAGGATGCGGGGACACAGTGGAGCAGTGCCGGTCCGAGGTGGAGCGCCTCACCCGGGAGCTGGCGGAGGCCAATCGCGAGAAGATCCGAGCGGCGGAGTGCGGTCTGGTGGTACTGGAGGAGAACCAGAGCCTGAAACAGCAGTATGCTGACCTGGAGGCCGAGCAGGAGGCCCTAAGActggagctggagcagctgcaggag GCATTTGGACAAGCCTACTCCACCCAGCGCAAGGTAGCAGAGGACGGAGAGACCAATGAGGAGACGCTGCTGCAGGAGTCAGCTACCAAAGAGGCCTACTACATGGGCCGGCTCCTGGAGTTGCAGTCAGAGCTGAAGCACAGCCGTGCTACAGTGTCCAACACCCAGGCTGACAATGAACACCTTAGCACCATGCTGCAGGAGCTCAGGGAG AGTAATGAGATGTTGGAGCTGCAGAGGAGTCGAATGCGAGAGGAGATCAGGGAGTACAAGTTTCGAGAGTCACAGCTTCTCCAGGATTATActgagctggaagaggagaacatcTCCCTGCAGAAACTGGTGTCAACGCTCAGACAGAATCAG GTGGAGTATGAAGGCCTTAAGCATGAGATCAAGGTtttggaggaggagacggagctcCTCAATAGCCAGTTACAGGATGCGCTCCGTTTGAAGGACATCTCAGAcactcagctggaggaggcgcTGGAAACCTTGAAGAGTGAGCGCGAGCAGAAGAACCACCTACGTAGGGAGCTGGTCCACCATCTTAGCATGTGTGACGTGGCCTACACTGGCAGTGCACATCTAATGTTCTCATCTGCACCTCCCAGCGGCGCCGCTACACCAACTACTCTGCTCTCCCCCAACGCAGAGGAGCCAACAAG GTGTAACGGCCACCTCCAGGGTGGAACAGGAGCAGGGATGGTGCCCAGGACAAATGGAGAGAGCAAAGGTGGCCGAAAAACTGAGGGGGCAGTGACGGCTGACCTGTTCAGTGAGATGAACCTGACAGAGATTCAGAAGCTGAAGCAGCAACTGATGACG GTTGAACGAGAGAAAGTAGCACTGATGACCAGCCTGCAGGAGTCCCAGACTCAGCTCCGACACACCCAGGGCGCACTGACCGAGCAGCATGAGAAGTCCCTCCGCCTCAGTCAGAAAGTCACTGCCCTCCGCCGCCTTCATCGAAGGGTCAGTCAGGAGGCCCATGGCAGTGCCACCTCTCCGCTCAATTCTGAAACCCTGATGGAGCTGgacaaagacgaggaggaggctgaAAAGGAAGGAGAAACTGGAGAGGCTAAGAACGAGGCACTGAATATAAGTCAGGTATTTACATACCAAACTCCAGGCCTGGAGATCTTGCAGTGCAAATACCGCGTGGCGGTAACAGAGGTGGTAGAGCTCAAGGCAGAAATGAAAGTCCTCCGTGAGAGGCTAACTCAGTTCGAGGAGGgagcagtggaggagaggcCAAGACAAAAGATTCAATTGCACAAGCTGGAAAGACAGGTCACCTCGTTGGAAAAGAACTGCCAGGAGGGACAGGAGAAG ATCGCTACCTTGGAGCTGAAGTTGCAGGCTGCTCAGTCAGCAGCCAGTGAAAGCCAGGGTGCGCTGAACGCAGCTCAGGATGAGCTGGTGACCCTGAGTGAGGAGCTTGCCCAGCTATACCACCACGTCTGCATGTGCAACAATGAGACGCCCAACCGAGTCATGCTGGACTACTACAG ACAAGGCAGGGGCCTCAGGGGCCTCTGTGCCAGTCTCAAAGCCATGTCTTCGGACAACAGCAAAGTTCTCCTCACACCACGCCTGGCCAGGCGGCTGGCCGCAGTCTCCTCAGCAACCTCGAGTCCAGCGGACTCGCGGAGCCCCTCGGAGTCCCCATCCAAAGAGCCTTTAtcgggggagggaggaagagaggagaaggaagtaGACAGGGAGGGCCTTCAGGTGCCGTCTGAGCCGAGCCTGCTGCCCTCCACGCCTCCTACTCGCTCGCCGAGCATCAGtgcctcttcatcatcatcatcctcatcatcgcCTGCCCTGGAGCCAGTTGGTGAACTGCGCAGGGAGCCCATGAACATCTACAACCTCAACGCCATCATCAGAGAACAG GTCAAGCACCTCCAGCGGGCAGTAGACAGGTCCCTGCAGCTGTCTAGACAGAGGGCTGCAGCCAGGGAACTGGCCCCTCTGCTGGACAAGGACCGGGAGAGCTGTATGGAGGAGATCCTGAAGCTCAAGTCTTCACTCAGCACCAAAACAGAACAGATTGCTACCCTCAGACTGGTTCTCAAGGCTAACAAACAG GCGGCAGAGGTGGCTCTGGCCAACCTTAAGAGCAAATATGAGGCGGAGAAATCTATGGTGACGGACACCATGACAAAGCTGAGGAACGAGCTGAAGGCCCTAAAAGAGGATGCTgccaccttctcctccctccgAGCCATGTTTGCCACCAG GTGTGACGAGTATGTGATCCAGCTGGATGAGATGCAAAGGCAGCTTGCTGCGGCGGAGGACGAGAAGAAGACTCTGAACTCCCTCTTGCGGATGGCCATCCAGCAGAAGCTAGCCCTCACCCAGCGCCTGGAGGATTTAGCTTTTGATCAAGAGCAGTCCCATCGCACCCGGGGGAGCAGGCTGACCCGTGGGAAGACCAGAACCCCCAAA